A stretch of the Geovibrio thiophilus genome encodes the following:
- a CDS encoding TatD family hydrolase, which produces MISKKDTPEHREFLDKLAGLNGFFTDSHAHVHMQPLSEDADAVLLRAAEHKIGRIVTIGIDVEDSRRAADFAAKHSNVYAAVGVHPHDTKDFPESGLDSLRELLKAPKVIALGEIGLDFYYDHSPRETQEKCFASFLAIAEETGMPVIIHNRDSTARLTEIMKAELPPREKSGIIHCFSGDTDLLRYALDNGFYISYAGVVTYPKSEELRRTLQFVSKDRLLIETDAPYLAPAPYRGRTNEPAYTAYTAETIAAELGMSLEKTAELLESNFQSLFGDRL; this is translated from the coding sequence CGGCTTTTTCACCGATTCACATGCGCATGTACATATGCAGCCGCTTTCTGAAGATGCAGACGCTGTGCTTTTAAGAGCGGCGGAACATAAGATCGGACGCATTGTCACCATCGGCATAGATGTTGAAGACAGCCGCCGGGCGGCGGACTTTGCGGCGAAACACAGCAATGTATACGCAGCCGTTGGTGTGCACCCGCACGACACGAAGGATTTCCCCGAAAGCGGGCTTGACTCTCTGCGGGAACTTCTCAAGGCGCCGAAGGTCATAGCGCTGGGCGAAATCGGGCTGGACTTCTATTACGACCACTCACCGAGAGAAACACAGGAAAAGTGCTTCGCCTCTTTTCTCGCAATCGCGGAAGAAACGGGCATGCCCGTTATTATACACAACAGAGACTCAACCGCCCGCCTGACGGAAATAATGAAGGCGGAGCTGCCCCCAAGGGAAAAGAGCGGCATAATACACTGCTTCAGCGGAGATACTGATCTCCTGCGGTATGCGCTGGACAACGGATTTTATATATCTTACGCGGGGGTGGTGACCTACCCCAAGTCGGAAGAGCTGCGCAGAACGCTTCAATTTGTGTCGAAGGACAGGCTGCTGATCGAAACAGATGCCCCGTACCTAGCGCCCGCTCCCTACAGAGGCAGAACAAACGAGCCCGCATACACGGCATACACCGCGGAAACAATAGCGGCGGAGCTTGGTATGAGCTTGGAGAAAACGGCGGAGCTTCTGGAAAGTAACTTTCAGTCACTATTCGGGGACAGGTTATGA